GCAAGCTGAAATCCGGGGAACTGATTGTGGAAGATTACAGTCACGTGCACATGATCATGCGTTTTGCCGCCGGGGCCATGGGCGTTCCTTACCTGCCGACCCGGGCTTCCCTGGGTACGGACATTCTCAATCCCGAGTATGACGCCCTGGGCAAACATGGCCTGCGGGATGGCTCCAATCCCCGCATTCCCAGACGCAAATTTGAATTTTTAACCGATCCTTTCTTTGGTGAGCAGGGCGATATTATTCACGTACCCGCGGCGCGGCCTAACGTATGTATTGCCCACGTGCAGCAGGTGGGGGAGGAAGGCACCGTGCGGGTATACGGGCAGCGCTATTCCGACGCGGAAGCCATCAAAGCCGCCGACAAGGTGATCGTGGTGGCCGAAGAAATCGTGCCGGAAGAGGTTATCCGCCAGGATCCTACGGCCAACCTGATCCCGCATTACCTGGTGGATGCCATCGTGGAGCAGCCATGGGGTGCCCATCCCACCGGATGCTTCGGGTATTACGAGGTGGACGGGAAGTTCATTCGCGATTTCTACAGCAAGACCAAGACCCAGGAAGGCTTTGACGCGTGGGCGGAAGAGTGGATCCTCAAAGTAAATAGCTTTGATGAATACCTGTACAAGATAGGTTTCCGGCGCCTGGATTTGCTGCGGGCCAACTCCTCCTACAAGTACAGCACGCGGGTGAAGAGGGGTGCATAGGGAATATGCGTAATAACCACAGTCCGGCTCAGCCCGGGGAATACAAGCTGATAGAACTTTTGGCCGTGGCCAGTGCCCGGGAAATCCAGGACGGCGAGGTCGTATTTGCCGGCACCGGGCTACCCATGCTGGCGGTAACCCTGGCCCAGAAAACCAGTGCACCGCGGGCTTCCATCATTTACGAGGCCGGCTCCATGGACGGGCGACCGGCACACCTGCCTTCTTCCGTTGGGGACGCCCGCTGTGAGTACAGGGCTTCGGTATCCTCGGGCCTCCTGGACGTTTTCGGCCAGCTGCAGCGGGGGGTTGTGGACCTGGCCTTTCTGGGCGGGGCGGAAATTGACAAGTATGGCAACGTAAACACCACCGTCATCGGCGGTGACTATTACAATCCCGCGGTACGCCTCACCGGTTCGGGCGGCAACCCGGATATCAACTCCCTGGCCAAGCGCACCGTGTTCATCATGGTTCAGGAGAAGCGCCGTTTTAAAGAACAGGTGGATTATGTCACCTCACCGGGCTGGCGGGTCAAGAAGTGGCCCGGTGGTGAATGGGTCACGCGCCAGGAGGCTTTTGGTTCGGTGTTCCGGGGCGGGCCGGTGGCGGTAATCACCAGCATGGCCGTCTTCCGTTTCGATGAGGAAACGGGAGAGATGTACCTGGATACCGTTCATCCGGGCGTTACCGTAGAAGACGTGAAAAATAACGTGGGTTTCGACCTGGATGTCAGCCGCTGCCGGGGTGAAACTTCTCCCCCCACCTATCATGAGCTGTACCTGCTGCGCAATGTCATTGATCCGGAAGGACTCTTCCTGGGCAGTTGAACAGCCGGGTACCGGCGGATGTCCAGCACCATGGGGAAGTTGATTGCCAGGTTTGATTTGAACGACGGCCCGGGGAAAGAAAAGCGGCCCCGGGCCCTTTTTTTGCCGGCGGCGCCGGCCTTTATTTTTTTAATTTTAAAAAGGAGAGGATTCTGAACAAGCCGTGTAGAAAAAAGTGATCAAGTGTAAACGTAAGTAGAATGCCTGGCGGTGAGGTGGGACGGGCTTTGAGCAAGAGGGTTGGTCTGGCGGAGACAATAATACCGGATCTGGGTGACATTTTAGATTCCCTAGCCAGCAATGTCGTTGCCGTAAACAAGGCAGGGGAGATCATTTATTGCAGTCCGCAGTTTGCCCGCTACCTGGAAATGCCCAGAGAGGAACTGATTGGCCGCCATATTGAAGAGTTTTTTCCGGGAACGCCGCTTCTGGATGTGCTTCAAGACGGGCGGCCGCAGTTGGGACGCCGCCTGCAGTTAAAAGACGGGGTTTACCTGGTCAACCGCACTCCCATCTGGCGTAACGGGGAGATAGTGGGTGCCATATCGGAATTTCAAAATATCAACGAAATCCAGAATATCATCGACGAGCTTTCCAGCGATAACGCCCGCATCCGGGAGCTGAAGAATTTACTGGAACAAATTCTGGATCTGTCCAGTGACGGGATCGTGGCCATAGACCGGAATTACGTGATTACCATGGCCAACCATAATTTTGCCAGCTTCTTTAACAGAACCCCCGAAGAAATTATCGGCAAAAACGTTTATGAAGTATACGGGGAGAGCAAACCCATCTTTCCCCGGGCCATGGAGACGGGGGAAGCGGAATATGGATATTTGGGCAACCTCAACGGCCATGAAGTTATCGCCAACCGGGTGCCCCTTATCCGGGACGGGGAAATTGTCGGGGCCCTGGGAGTGGTAGCCTTTCGGGATGTGGAAGAGTTATACGCCCTGATCAAAAAAATCCGCCACCTCAAAAGCGAGCTGGATTACTATAAAGGCGAGCTGGAGCGGGTTCACCGCAGCAAGTTCAGCTTCGACCAGATTATCGGCCGCAACAAACAATTTGAAGCCGTCAAAGAAACGGCCCGCCGGGTGGCCATGACCGGTTCCACCGTCCTCATCCTGGGGGAGAGCGGCACCGGCAAGGAACTTTTTGCCCACGCCCTGCATACTGAAGGCCTGCGCAGCAAGGGCCCTTTTATCAAGGTTAATTGCGCAGCAGTACCCGAAAATCTCCTGGAGTCGGAGTTATTCGGCTATGTGGAAGGGGCCTTTACCGGGGCCCGGAAAGGCGGGCAGCCGGGCAAGTTCGAGCTGGCCCACGGGGGAACCATCTTTTTGGATGAAATTGGCGATATGCCCCTGTCCATGCAGGCGAAACTCCTGCGGGTCCTGCAGGAGAAGGAAATTGAACGGTTGGGAGATACCAGGCCCCGCCGCGTGGATGTACGGATTATCGCGGCTACCAACCAGAACCTGGAAGATCTGATCGGCAAAGGCCGCTTTCGGGAAGATTTGTATTACCGCATCAACGTAGTCACCTTAAATATTCCCCCTTTGCGGGAACGCATGGACGACCTGGAACTCCTGGTGGAGCACTTCATTAAACATTTCAACCGCCAGTTCGGCCAGCGGGTAACGGGGGTTTCCGCGGAGGTTATGGAAATACTGATGAACCATCACTGGCCGGGTAATGTGCGGGAACTGGAAAATGTTTTGGAACGGGCCTATAACGTGCTGGACGGCACCGTTATCCAGAAAAAACACCTGCCTCTTTACCTGCAAAAGGCCGGCCTGGCCGGGGGGCAGCGGACCGCCCAGAGCGGCCTGCCCAGGCTGGTGGAAGAGGCGGAAAGGGAAGCCATTTTAGAAGCCCTGGCGGCCACCAGAGGCAACAAGCGGCAGGCGGCCCAATTGCTGGGTATATCCCGGGCCGGCCTGTACAAGAAGTTAAAACGGTATCAAATCGGGGGTTAAAAAGAAAAAAGCCGGGAGACGTGCTCCCGGCACCTAATGTCTCACTTGCTCCGGTGCCACACTGAAAAATTTTTTCAAGGCAGGGTACACGTCCTTTTTATCCTTAATGGTAATGGAAACGAATCTGGGATTGGTTATTTTTTTGTATGCCGAACGCAGGGTGCTGGTATAGTAATACGGCCCTTCGATTTCCCCGTAACCCACCAGGTTGCATACCTTTAAGAGCTCATTGACCAGCCTGACACAATTTTCGTTGTCCGAGGCCAGGTTGTCGCCGTCGGAAAAGTGAAAGGCATAAATGTTGTAGTCCTGGGGCGGGAAACGGTTTTCAATGATCTCCAGGGCCAGTTTGTAGACCGATGAGCAGCGGGTGCCACCGCTGGCTCCCTTCGTGAAAAATTCCTCTTCGGTGGTTTCCCTCGCCTCCACGTGGTGGGCCAGGAAAACAATTTGCACATTCCTGTATTTGGTGCGCAAAAACCGCACCATCCAGAAAAAGAAGCTGCGGGCGATGTACTTCTCAAAGGGTCCCATACTGCCCGAAGTGTCCATCATGGCCAGAACCACGGCGCTGGATTCGTACTTGAAGGTGACATCCCAGGTTTTGTAGCGCAGGTCGTCTTTGGTTATGGTGGAGAGGCCTTTTTTGCCCTGCAGGGCATTGCGTTTAATGGCCTCGTAGATGGTCCGCTTGCGGTCGATATTGCTGGAAATGCCCATCTTGCGGACGTCTTTAAATTCCACCGATTCGGAAGCCAGTTCGGGTTTTTTCTTTTGATCCAGGTTGGGCAGGCCCAGGTCCTCAAAGATCAGTTCGGCCAGTTCATCAATGGTGATGTCGGCTTCATAATAATCTACGCCCGGCTCTTCACCGGCCCCACCTTTGCCCTTTCCTCCCCCATACTGGGGGTCGCTGCCCAGTACGTCTCCTGCCTTGCTCTTGCCGTCGCCCTGGCCGGCATGCTTCATTTTCCCCCGGTCATAGCGGAAATGATATTCTTCTATCGAACGGATGGGAACTTTAATTACTTTATTCCCATCGGACATGATAATGCTTTCCTCACTGACCACATCCGCCAGGTTTTTCTTAATGGCCTCCCGGACCTTCTCCTGATGACGCTGCCGGTCAATCTCCCCTTTGCGGTGCAGCGACCAGTCTTCCCGGGAGATGATGTATTTTCCGGACATCAGCCTCACCCCTAGCGGTTCAACAGGCTGCCAACATATTTCAGCAGTTCGTTGGCACAAACGGCGCAGTACCCGTATTCGGAAATGAGCTTGTTGCTGACCTCGTTGATGCGTTTGAGCTGCTCGGCATCGGGAGTCTTGGTGGAGGTGGTGATTTTGACCACGTCCTTCAAATCGGCAAACAATTTCTTCTCCACCGCTTCCCGCAGCCTCTCGTGGCAGGTGTAGTCGAACTTCTTACCCTTGCGGGCGTAGCTGGACAGGCGGATGAGAATTTCCTCCCGGAAGCTCTTTTTCGCGTTTTCGGACACGCCGATTTGCTCCTCAATGGAGCGCATCAATTTTTCGTCGGGATCCAGTTCTTCGTCGGTAATGGGATCTTTTAATTTGGTTCCGTTGCAATAGGCCTCCACATTGTCCAGGTAGTTGTCGAAGAGTATCCGGGCCGACTCTTCGTAGGAATAGACGAAGGCCTTCTGCACTTCCTTTTTGGCCATCTCGTCGTATTCCTTGCGGGCTATCGAGATGAAGTTTAAAAGCCGCTCCTTCTCTTCCCTGGTGATGGAAGGGTGCTGGTCCAGCCCGTCTTTCAGCGCCCGCAGCACATCCAGGGCGTTAATGCACCTGGTGGAGGTGCGGATGAGGGCAGAGGAGAGGCGGTTGATCACATAGCGGGGGTCCACTCCGCTCATGCCCTCCTCCGGCGCTTCATTTTGCAGTTCGGTAACGTCCTTTTGTTTGAAGCCTTCCACATCCTCGCCGTCGTAGAGCTTCATCTTTTTCACGATGTCCATGCCCTGTTTCTTGCTTTCCTTCAGCCTTGAGAGAACCGAGAAGATGGCCGCCACCCGCAGGGCGTGGGGGGCAATATGTATATCTTTAAGATCGCTCTGCCGAATTAGTTTTTCATAGATCTTTATTTCATCGCTTACCCGCAGGTTGTAGGGGATCTTCATGACAATGATGCGGGAGTGCAGGGCTTCGTTTTTCTTGTTGCTGATGAAGGCCTTGTACTCATTTTCATTGGTGTGGGCCACGATCATTTCGTCGGCGTAAATAAGAGCAAAACGGCCGGCCTTGAAGTTGCCTTCCTGAGAAAGGCTCAGGAGGTTCCACAGGAATTTTTCGTCACATTTTAGCATTTCCTGGAATTCCATGATGCCCCTGTTGGCAATGTTCAGCTCGCCGTCAAACCGGTAAGCCCGGGGATCCGACTCCGAACCGTACTCGGCGATGGTGGAGAAGTCCACGCTGCCGGTGAGATCGGCAATGTCCTGGGACTTGGGGTCGGAAGGGGTGAAGGTGCCTATGCCCACCCGGTTTTCCTCGGACAGAAAAATCCTTTCCACCCGTACATTTTCAATCTTGCCGTCGTATTCCGTTTCCAGCATCATGCGACAGTAGGGGCAGAGCTCCCCTTCCACGTAGACGCCGTATTCCTTCTCAAATTCCGGCCTCAGCTCCCTGGGGATTAAATGCAGGGGTTCTTCGTGCATGGGGCAGCCTTTGATGCCGTAAAGGGCCCCCCGGTCGGTGCGGCTGTACCGCTCCAGGCCCCTCTTTAACATGGCCACCAGGGTGGATTTGCCGCCGCTCACCGGTCCCATCAGCAAGAGGATGCGCTTGCGCACGTCCAGCCGCCGGGCGGCCGGGTGGAAGTATTCCTCCACCAGTTTTTCCAGGGTCCTATCCAGACCGAAAAGTTCACTGGAGAAAAATTTATAGCGCTTAACACCATCTATTTCTTCTACACCGTTGTCCTTGATCATGTTGTAGATCCGGGCGTGGGCAAGCTGACATACCCAGGGACGTTCCTTGACTATTTGCAAATACTCCTGAAAAGTGCCTTCCCAGGCCAGCTCCTTTTCCAGGGAACGATGCTTCTCCAGCCGCTGCAGGAAGTCCATGGTCTCACTCCTTTGGCCCGTGGGATTTCAGCCACAAGCCGGATGTACAATTTCTAGTGTTTATTAGTAGTACATTATATGCATCCGGGGCTGGTAGAAGAATCTGTCAGCCGACAATATCTGCACCCGGGCGGGGGAGTTGTTCAAGGATTTCCCCGGCAAAGAAGCGAATAAAAATAAAAGACCTTTTGCAACGACATTTTACAGAAAGAAGGTGCAGAAAATTAACAGGGACTCCTGTATACGCTGTGGCACCTGTTGCTTGAAAGGCGGCCCGACTCTCCACCATGAAGACAAGGAACTCCTCCTGGCTGGATATGTAGGGCATCAGGACCTGGTAACCATCAGGAAGGGTGAATTGGTGTTCGATCCACTCCAGGACACTTTCAAACCGGTTCCGCGGGAACTGGTCAAGGTGCGCGGGAAAGGGAAGGAATGGTCCTGCTGCTTTTTTGATGAAAAAAGCTCTGCATGCACCATTTACGAGCACCGTCTGCTGGAATGCCGCCTTTTAAAGTGCTGGGATACCTCGGCGCTGGAAAGCGTGGTGGGCAGAAACACCATCGTACGCGCCGACGTTATCAATTCTCACGACCCGATTCTAAAGGTTATCGAGATACATGAGCGGGAATGCCCGTACCATGAGGTTGAAGAGCTAATCTCCAACCTGTCCCGGGAGACGGATAAAACGAAAACCCTGGCCAGGCTGAATGAACTTGTCCGTAAAGACCTGGCCATACGTTTTTACGCCATTTCGGAACTGGGATTGCGTGAGGAGTTCGAGTTGTTTATTTTCGGCCGCCCTTTGTTTAAAGTGCTGAATTCCTGGAAAGAGCGGAGGTTCCGGAGCCTTTGAGACTGCTACTTCGTGCGGGCCTGGGTGGTGCTGCATTCTGCGGCGGACGCGGCCCGTACCGGGAGGGAGAGCAGGACTATTTCAAAAAACGTCGAAATACTTCTCCAGATATTAACTTCTTGCGATGAGCGCGACATGTTTTTTGCAGAATCATCTAAAGGGGCAGGCTTCAAGCCGGCAAAAATTGAGGAAAACATGGAAGTCGAACTGGAAGGGGAAAATGTGGACATGATGGAAGGTTCGAGAAAAGGAAAGAAAAACAAAAATGGGCTGAAAAGGATAAAGTCAGATCAGGTCAATTACTAACTTGATTTAGACAACTTCGCAGTCCCGATTAAAGGCAAAGCCATTGAAAAATGGCGGCGCAAAGCTATAGGGGCTAAGGCGAACAACGCTATGCCAGCCAGCTGCCGGGGTAAGGTGCAAATGTGTGTATTCTGAGCAGGACCCGCCCTAACCGGCTGGGTCCTTAATTATTATGCTGGAGAAATTGTTATTCACCTCTCCATATGAGTTTACTTCAGAAGGAAAGAGAAAGTATGAACGACCACAAAATTAACTGGAAAGAAAACTTCGGTGTCTTCGCACATTTAAGTAACCGTATTGCCGCAAAGCAACAGAACAAATGTGCGTGCGCGGGGGGGGGGGGGGGTATTATCTTCTAGTGATGGCAACATAATCCACCCGCATAAAATAAACTTCTTTCCTCCCTCCCCTGATTGTCCACAAAACAAGGGACCTCCTGCCTCTTTTACTTCCGCCTGGAAATTCCCAATTCATTCAAAGCAGGTTAGCCTAAAACATCAAAGTTCTTCGCAGCTATAAGGAAGGTTAACAGGAGGTGAACAGGAAGTTCTATGTTATCTCCCGCCATACAGCCCATCCTTGCTATAGCCCGCCCGTTTTTCCCCGACAGTGCCTTGGAGAAAATCCTCCGAACCATCCCGGAATACACGGACGAATACCAGCCCCCGGACGTTTCCAAAGATCAGCATACGCGGATCATCCTGGTTAAAGTTCTGGACAGGCTCTTCGACCTATTAGTAGATCGCGTTTTG
This Desulfofundulus luciae DNA region includes the following protein-coding sequences:
- a CDS encoding CoA transferase subunit A, giving the protein MAKNKRKSIKEAVQLINDGDMITFSGFTIWRRPMAIVYEMVRQRKKNLHLIEVNSGTHGEILIGAGCVKVLETCWIGHELYGKVGANAARKLKSGELIVEDYSHVHMIMRFAAGAMGVPYLPTRASLGTDILNPEYDALGKHGLRDGSNPRIPRRKFEFLTDPFFGEQGDIIHVPAARPNVCIAHVQQVGEEGTVRVYGQRYSDAEAIKAADKVIVVAEEIVPEEVIRQDPTANLIPHYLVDAIVEQPWGAHPTGCFGYYEVDGKFIRDFYSKTKTQEGFDAWAEEWILKVNSFDEYLYKIGFRRLDLLRANSSYKYSTRVKRGA
- a CDS encoding CoA-transferase subunit beta; this encodes MRNNHSPAQPGEYKLIELLAVASAREIQDGEVVFAGTGLPMLAVTLAQKTSAPRASIIYEAGSMDGRPAHLPSSVGDARCEYRASVSSGLLDVFGQLQRGVVDLAFLGGAEIDKYGNVNTTVIGGDYYNPAVRLTGSGGNPDINSLAKRTVFIMVQEKRRFKEQVDYVTSPGWRVKKWPGGEWVTRQEAFGSVFRGGPVAVITSMAVFRFDEETGEMYLDTVHPGVTVEDVKNNVGFDLDVSRCRGETSPPTYHELYLLRNVIDPEGLFLGS
- a CDS encoding sigma 54-interacting transcriptional regulator yields the protein MSKRVGLAETIIPDLGDILDSLASNVVAVNKAGEIIYCSPQFARYLEMPREELIGRHIEEFFPGTPLLDVLQDGRPQLGRRLQLKDGVYLVNRTPIWRNGEIVGAISEFQNINEIQNIIDELSSDNARIRELKNLLEQILDLSSDGIVAIDRNYVITMANHNFASFFNRTPEEIIGKNVYEVYGESKPIFPRAMETGEAEYGYLGNLNGHEVIANRVPLIRDGEIVGALGVVAFRDVEELYALIKKIRHLKSELDYYKGELERVHRSKFSFDQIIGRNKQFEAVKETARRVAMTGSTVLILGESGTGKELFAHALHTEGLRSKGPFIKVNCAAVPENLLESELFGYVEGAFTGARKGGQPGKFELAHGGTIFLDEIGDMPLSMQAKLLRVLQEKEIERLGDTRPRRVDVRIIAATNQNLEDLIGKGRFREDLYYRINVVTLNIPPLRERMDDLELLVEHFIKHFNRQFGQRVTGVSAEVMEILMNHHWPGNVRELENVLERAYNVLDGTVIQKKHLPLYLQKAGLAGGQRTAQSGLPRLVEEAEREAILEALAATRGNKRQAAQLLGISRAGLYKKLKRYQIGG
- the yhbH gene encoding sporulation protein YhbH, producing the protein MSGKYIISREDWSLHRKGEIDRQRHQEKVREAIKKNLADVVSEESIIMSDGNKVIKVPIRSIEEYHFRYDRGKMKHAGQGDGKSKAGDVLGSDPQYGGGKGKGGAGEEPGVDYYEADITIDELAELIFEDLGLPNLDQKKKPELASESVEFKDVRKMGISSNIDRKRTIYEAIKRNALQGKKGLSTITKDDLRYKTWDVTFKYESSAVVLAMMDTSGSMGPFEKYIARSFFFWMVRFLRTKYRNVQIVFLAHHVEARETTEEEFFTKGASGGTRCSSVYKLALEIIENRFPPQDYNIYAFHFSDGDNLASDNENCVRLVNELLKVCNLVGYGEIEGPYYYTSTLRSAYKKITNPRFVSITIKDKKDVYPALKKFFSVAPEQVRH
- a CDS encoding PrkA family serine protein kinase, with product MDFLQRLEKHRSLEKELAWEGTFQEYLQIVKERPWVCQLAHARIYNMIKDNGVEEIDGVKRYKFFSSELFGLDRTLEKLVEEYFHPAARRLDVRKRILLLMGPVSGGKSTLVAMLKRGLERYSRTDRGALYGIKGCPMHEEPLHLIPRELRPEFEKEYGVYVEGELCPYCRMMLETEYDGKIENVRVERIFLSEENRVGIGTFTPSDPKSQDIADLTGSVDFSTIAEYGSESDPRAYRFDGELNIANRGIMEFQEMLKCDEKFLWNLLSLSQEGNFKAGRFALIYADEMIVAHTNENEYKAFISNKKNEALHSRIIVMKIPYNLRVSDEIKIYEKLIRQSDLKDIHIAPHALRVAAIFSVLSRLKESKKQGMDIVKKMKLYDGEDVEGFKQKDVTELQNEAPEEGMSGVDPRYVINRLSSALIRTSTRCINALDVLRALKDGLDQHPSITREEKERLLNFISIARKEYDEMAKKEVQKAFVYSYEESARILFDNYLDNVEAYCNGTKLKDPITDEELDPDEKLMRSIEEQIGVSENAKKSFREEILIRLSSYARKGKKFDYTCHERLREAVEKKLFADLKDVVKITTSTKTPDAEQLKRINEVSNKLISEYGYCAVCANELLKYVGSLLNR
- a CDS encoding YkgJ family cysteine cluster protein; this encodes MQKINRDSCIRCGTCCLKGGPTLHHEDKELLLAGYVGHQDLVTIRKGELVFDPLQDTFKPVPRELVKVRGKGKEWSCCFFDEKSSACTIYEHRLLECRLLKCWDTSALESVVGRNTIVRADVINSHDPILKVIEIHERECPYHEVEELISNLSRETDKTKTLARLNELVRKDLAIRFYAISELGLREEFELFIFGRPLFKVLNSWKERRFRSL
- a CDS encoding CheW domain-containing protein, which encodes MEKILRTIPEYTDEYQPPDVSKDQHTRIILVKVLDRLFDLLVDRVLKVNTYRENELETPEVVGVNGDILRLSI